One window of Quercus robur chromosome 12, dhQueRobu3.1, whole genome shotgun sequence genomic DNA carries:
- the LOC126710167 gene encoding disease resistance protein RPM1-like isoform X3, whose translation MAEIVVNFVMDKLTTLIQEEVHLLRGVKEEAVLIKDKLEHINALLIAADEVEDVRIKQLRDVAYDIEDALDEFRLLTHHPDHESHAFLIRKLSTIKNIIARHQMAAEIQRINSRIQSISVGHEIFQSKTFDAKISAMTWDDQRQNALLIEEADLVGIENPKKQLVSWLIQDDTGREVVSVVGMGGLGKTTLVKKVYDDAQVKLQFKYRAWITVSQSFKMEELLKHMLQQLYRVKRKPVPQELDSMTNDQLKTEINSFLQHKTKRYLIVLDDLWGIEEWDAVKYAFPNSNSSRVMLTTRNYDVASASCKEFHGNVYSLNPLPLEESRTLFCRKTFGENSCPPHFKNPTERILQRCEGLPLAIVAISGVMATKGSVDEWDMILRSLGDELKENARLNSVEKILSLSYKDLPYYLKSCFLYFSIFPKNHVIDQMRLIRLWIAEGFVRTKDNMTLEEVAQGYLYELLNRSLIQVAGTTSEGRIKTCRVHDLLREIISSKVREQNFVTIARGQNTEWPEKVRRLSIHKTMPDVLQSQSISHLRSLHIFWRVDSLSSLSFPLDRFKLLNVLDLQGAPLEVFPNDIIKLFLLKYLSLRSTMIKIIPPAIGNLRYLETLDLKHTCITALPVEILKLQKLRHLLVYRYEIQSYAQINSRNGFKAMAQIGCLHSLQKLCHIEADHGSNAYANDILRELGKLDQLRRLGIVRFRREHGIALCTSIEMLKRLRALSITSIEEEEVLDLESLSCPPPFLQRLFLSGRLEKLPHWMSSLHSLAKISLKWSQLRDDPLEFLQDLPNLVHLEFLQVYEGETLHFNAGGFQRLKVLSLDKMDGLKMVIVEKGAMSSLEKLILQRCKLLHSLPSGIEHLSKLKSLEFYDMPNELIMTLRPDIDGDGDGGDYWKVKHVPEINSTYWNDGGWDVFSLYTSIEGEGGSTSAPTRSFELPPYWK comes from the coding sequence GCTTCTCACGCATCATCCTGACCATGAATCCCATGCTTTTCTTATAAGAAAACTTTCCACAATAAAGAATATTATAGCTCGCCATCAGATGGCTGCAGAAATACAACGCATCAATTCCAGAATCCAAAGTATCTCAGTTGGACACGAGATATTCCAGAGCAAAACTTTCGATGCCAAGATTTCTGCTATGACATGGGATGACCAGCGACAGAATGCCCTTCTGATAGAAGAAGCTGATCTAGTGGGCATCGAAAATCCCAAAAAACAGCTGGTCAGCTGGCTAATCCAGGATGATACTGGACGAGAAGTGGTTTCAGTGGTTGGAATGGGGGGGCTGGGCAAGACCACTTTGgtaaagaaagtctatgatgaTGCACAAGTGAAGCTACAATTCAAATACCGTGCTTGGATAACTGTTTCTCAATCTTTTAAGATGGAAGAGCTACTAAAACACATGCTTCAGCAACTCTACCGGGTGAAGAGGAAACCAGTTCCTCAAGAACTGGACAGCATGACCAACGATCAGCTAAAAACAGAAATCAACAGCTTTTTGCAGCATAAGACTAAAAGGTACCTGATTGTATTAGATGACTTGTGGGGTATAGAAGAGTGGGATGCAGTCAAATATGCATTTCCAAACAGCAATAGCAGCCGAGTAATGCTAACAACACGCAATTATGACGTAGCCTCTGCCTCTTGCAAGGAGTTCCATGGTAACGTCTATTCTTTGAACCCTTTACCTCTTGAAGAGTCTCGGACTTTATTTTGCAGGAAGACTTTTGGAGAAAACTCTTGCCCCCCTCATTTCAAGAATCCCACAGAAAGAATCCTCCAAAGATGTGAAGGATTGCCACTTGCAATTGTGGCAATTAGTGGCGTTATGGCAACCAAGGGCAGCGTAGATGAATGGGATATGATTCTACGTAGTCTTGGTGATGAACTTAAGGAAAATGCTAGACTCAATAGTGTGGAAAAGATATTATCACTCAGTTATAAAGATTTACCTTACTATCTCAAGTCTTGTTTTCTGTATTTTAGCATCTTTCCTAAAAATCATGTCATTGACCAAATGAGGCTGATACGATTATGGATAGCGGAAGGATTTGTGAGAACAAAAGATAACATGACTTTGGAAGAAGTTGCCCAAGGCTACCTCTACGAGCTCTTGAACAGAAGCCTGATCCAAGTGGCTGGAACAACTAGTGAAGGGAGGATCAAAACATGCCGCGTCCATGACCTGCTACGTGAAATAATCAGTTCCAAGGTAAgagaacaaaattttgtaacAATAGCTCGGGGACAAAACACAGAGTGGCCTGAAAAAGTTCGTCGTTTGTCAATACATAAAACCATGCCAGACGTACTACAAAGCCAGAGCATCTCTCATCTTCGTTCTTTGCACATATTTTGGAGGGTAGATTCACTGTCATCCCTTTCATTTCCCCTTGATCGTTTTAAGCTTCTTAATGTCTTAGATTTGCAAGGTGCACCTCTAGAGGTATTTCCAAATGATATCATCAAGTTGTTCCTTTTGAAATATCTAAGCTTGAGGAGCacaatgataaaaataattccACCCGCAATTGGGAATCTTCGGTACCTAGAGACATTGGATCTTAAACACACATGCATCACTGCATTGCCTGTTGAGATCTTGAAGCTTCAGAAACTTCGCCACCTACTGGTGTATCGGTATGAAATACAATCTTATGCACAAATAAATTCCAGAAATGGCTTCAAGGCCATGGCACAAATAGGATGTCTCCATTCCTTGCAAAAGCTCTGCCATATAGAGGCTGATCATGGCAGCAATGCCTATGCCAATGATATATTGAGAGAACTTGGAAAGCTGGATCAACTGCGGAGGCTAGGCATTGTAAGGTTCAGAAGAGAACATGGGATTGCTCTGTGCACTTCCATTGAAATGCTAAAAAGGCTCCGGGCTTTGTCCATAACTTCGATAGAAGAGGAGGAGGTCCTCGATCTTGAAAGCCTATCTTGCCCTCCACCATTTCTTCAGCGGCTATTCTTGTCAGGACGTTTGGAGAAGTTACCGCACTGGATGTCTTCTCTTCATAGTCTGGCCAAGATATCCTTAAAGTGGAGTCAGTTAAGGGATGATCCACTTGAATTTCTTCAAGATTTGCCCAATCTGGTACATCTTGAATTTCTACAGGTTTACGAGGGAGAGACGTTGCATTTTAATGCTGGTGGATTTCAGAGGCTTAAGGTTTTAAGCCTTGATAAAATGGATGGACTGAAGATGGTAATAGTTGAGAAGGGAGCAATGTCTTCCCTTGAAAAGTTAATCCTCCAGCGCTGCAAATTGTTGCACAGCCTGCCATCAGGTATCGAACACCTAAGCAAGCTGAAATCGCTGGAGTTTTACGACATGCCTAATGAGTTAATCATGACATTACGTCCAGACATCGATGGCGATGGCGATGGTGGGGATTATTGGAAGGTTAAACATGTTCCCGAAATTAACTCTACCTATTGGAACGATGGCGGTTGGGATGTCTTCTCATTATACACATCAATAGAGGGAGAGGGTGGTTCAACCTCAGCACCCACAAGAAGCTTTGAACTTCCTCCTTATTGGAAATAG
- the LOC126710167 gene encoding disease resistance protein RPM1-like isoform X1, whose product MAEIVVNFVMEKLTTLIQEEVQHLKGVKEEAVGIKEKLEHINALLIAADKTEDGSPGLDVWIKQLRDVAYDIEDALDEFRLLTHHPDHESHAFLIRKLSTIKNIIARHQMAAEIQRINSRIQSISVGHEIFQSKTFDAKISAMTWDDQRQNALLIEEADLVGIENPKKQLVSWLIQDDTGREVVSVVGMGGLGKTTLVKKVYDDAQVKLQFKYRAWITVSQSFKMEELLKHMLQQLYRVKRKPVPQELDSMTNDQLKTEINSFLQHKTKRYLIVLDDLWGIEEWDAVKYAFPNSNSSRVMLTTRNYDVASASCKEFHGNVYSLNPLPLEESRTLFCRKTFGENSCPPHFKNPTERILQRCEGLPLAIVAISGVMATKGSVDEWDMILRSLGDELKENARLNSVEKILSLSYKDLPYYLKSCFLYFSIFPKNHVIDQMRLIRLWIAEGFVRTKDNMTLEEVAQGYLYELLNRSLIQVAGTTSEGRIKTCRVHDLLREIISSKVREQNFVTIARGQNTEWPEKVRRLSIHKTMPDVLQSQSISHLRSLHIFWRVDSLSSLSFPLDRFKLLNVLDLQGAPLEVFPNDIIKLFLLKYLSLRSTMIKIIPPAIGNLRYLETLDLKHTCITALPVEILKLQKLRHLLVYRYEIQSYAQINSRNGFKAMAQIGCLHSLQKLCHIEADHGSNAYANDILRELGKLDQLRRLGIVRFRREHGIALCTSIEMLKRLRALSITSIEEEEVLDLESLSCPPPFLQRLFLSGRLEKLPHWMSSLHSLAKISLKWSQLRDDPLEFLQDLPNLVHLEFLQVYEGETLHFNAGGFQRLKVLSLDKMDGLKMVIVEKGAMSSLEKLILQRCKLLHSLPSGIEHLSKLKSLEFYDMPNELIMTLRPDIDGDGDGGDYWKVKHVPEINSTYWNDGGWDVFSLYTSIEGEGGSTSAPTRSFELPPYWK is encoded by the coding sequence ATGGCTGAAATTGTGGTAAATTTTGTAATGGAAAAGTTGACCACCTTAATTCAAGAAGAGGTGCAACATTTGAAGGGGGTGAAGGAAGAAGCTGTGGGGATCAAAGAAAAACTGGAGCACATCAACGCCTTACTAATAGCTGCAGATAAAACAGAAGATGGAAGTCCTGGACTTGACGTGTGGATTAAGCAACTAAGAGATGTGGCTTATGATATTGAAGATGCTCTTGATGAATTCAGGCTTCTCACGCATCATCCTGACCATGAATCCCATGCTTTTCTTATAAGAAAACTTTCCACAATAAAGAATATTATAGCTCGCCATCAGATGGCTGCAGAAATACAACGCATCAATTCCAGAATCCAAAGTATCTCAGTTGGACACGAGATATTCCAGAGCAAAACTTTCGATGCCAAGATTTCTGCTATGACATGGGATGACCAGCGACAGAATGCCCTTCTGATAGAAGAAGCTGATCTAGTGGGCATCGAAAATCCCAAAAAACAGCTGGTCAGCTGGCTAATCCAGGATGATACTGGACGAGAAGTGGTTTCAGTGGTTGGAATGGGGGGGCTGGGCAAGACCACTTTGgtaaagaaagtctatgatgaTGCACAAGTGAAGCTACAATTCAAATACCGTGCTTGGATAACTGTTTCTCAATCTTTTAAGATGGAAGAGCTACTAAAACACATGCTTCAGCAACTCTACCGGGTGAAGAGGAAACCAGTTCCTCAAGAACTGGACAGCATGACCAACGATCAGCTAAAAACAGAAATCAACAGCTTTTTGCAGCATAAGACTAAAAGGTACCTGATTGTATTAGATGACTTGTGGGGTATAGAAGAGTGGGATGCAGTCAAATATGCATTTCCAAACAGCAATAGCAGCCGAGTAATGCTAACAACACGCAATTATGACGTAGCCTCTGCCTCTTGCAAGGAGTTCCATGGTAACGTCTATTCTTTGAACCCTTTACCTCTTGAAGAGTCTCGGACTTTATTTTGCAGGAAGACTTTTGGAGAAAACTCTTGCCCCCCTCATTTCAAGAATCCCACAGAAAGAATCCTCCAAAGATGTGAAGGATTGCCACTTGCAATTGTGGCAATTAGTGGCGTTATGGCAACCAAGGGCAGCGTAGATGAATGGGATATGATTCTACGTAGTCTTGGTGATGAACTTAAGGAAAATGCTAGACTCAATAGTGTGGAAAAGATATTATCACTCAGTTATAAAGATTTACCTTACTATCTCAAGTCTTGTTTTCTGTATTTTAGCATCTTTCCTAAAAATCATGTCATTGACCAAATGAGGCTGATACGATTATGGATAGCGGAAGGATTTGTGAGAACAAAAGATAACATGACTTTGGAAGAAGTTGCCCAAGGCTACCTCTACGAGCTCTTGAACAGAAGCCTGATCCAAGTGGCTGGAACAACTAGTGAAGGGAGGATCAAAACATGCCGCGTCCATGACCTGCTACGTGAAATAATCAGTTCCAAGGTAAgagaacaaaattttgtaacAATAGCTCGGGGACAAAACACAGAGTGGCCTGAAAAAGTTCGTCGTTTGTCAATACATAAAACCATGCCAGACGTACTACAAAGCCAGAGCATCTCTCATCTTCGTTCTTTGCACATATTTTGGAGGGTAGATTCACTGTCATCCCTTTCATTTCCCCTTGATCGTTTTAAGCTTCTTAATGTCTTAGATTTGCAAGGTGCACCTCTAGAGGTATTTCCAAATGATATCATCAAGTTGTTCCTTTTGAAATATCTAAGCTTGAGGAGCacaatgataaaaataattccACCCGCAATTGGGAATCTTCGGTACCTAGAGACATTGGATCTTAAACACACATGCATCACTGCATTGCCTGTTGAGATCTTGAAGCTTCAGAAACTTCGCCACCTACTGGTGTATCGGTATGAAATACAATCTTATGCACAAATAAATTCCAGAAATGGCTTCAAGGCCATGGCACAAATAGGATGTCTCCATTCCTTGCAAAAGCTCTGCCATATAGAGGCTGATCATGGCAGCAATGCCTATGCCAATGATATATTGAGAGAACTTGGAAAGCTGGATCAACTGCGGAGGCTAGGCATTGTAAGGTTCAGAAGAGAACATGGGATTGCTCTGTGCACTTCCATTGAAATGCTAAAAAGGCTCCGGGCTTTGTCCATAACTTCGATAGAAGAGGAGGAGGTCCTCGATCTTGAAAGCCTATCTTGCCCTCCACCATTTCTTCAGCGGCTATTCTTGTCAGGACGTTTGGAGAAGTTACCGCACTGGATGTCTTCTCTTCATAGTCTGGCCAAGATATCCTTAAAGTGGAGTCAGTTAAGGGATGATCCACTTGAATTTCTTCAAGATTTGCCCAATCTGGTACATCTTGAATTTCTACAGGTTTACGAGGGAGAGACGTTGCATTTTAATGCTGGTGGATTTCAGAGGCTTAAGGTTTTAAGCCTTGATAAAATGGATGGACTGAAGATGGTAATAGTTGAGAAGGGAGCAATGTCTTCCCTTGAAAAGTTAATCCTCCAGCGCTGCAAATTGTTGCACAGCCTGCCATCAGGTATCGAACACCTAAGCAAGCTGAAATCGCTGGAGTTTTACGACATGCCTAATGAGTTAATCATGACATTACGTCCAGACATCGATGGCGATGGCGATGGTGGGGATTATTGGAAGGTTAAACATGTTCCCGAAATTAACTCTACCTATTGGAACGATGGCGGTTGGGATGTCTTCTCATTATACACATCAATAGAGGGAGAGGGTGGTTCAACCTCAGCACCCACAAGAAGCTTTGAACTTCCTCCTTATTGGAAATAG